The Dunckerocampus dactyliophorus isolate RoL2022-P2 chromosome 1, RoL_Ddac_1.1, whole genome shotgun sequence genome has a segment encoding these proteins:
- the LOC129184846 gene encoding outer dynein arm-docking complex subunit 1-like isoform X1 → MRRSARGRSQEENPENDLHKLKLQYRQAVKDKQAYDDKIQSLLLKDSREIQRLQNEQEELLHILTIAQSSSNQKKEVNAAQDLENLLSNEESIEEELLSNKNKLVSFKKQILEWERKLVAQRGGHAPHNSKSEDNSMKDILSKEDKLYKGHICFNELMIRNGQLKKEIDMLEMEKNEFLQIQLQLKKELQAIRKEISDLSAMCTKANNASVGIQVKQKKLKEQKAQFEAQYTQTTTNLEHEISTHCNLEAMVNVKNASDEGSDHDREDLLEQLEKLTLHEDTIRRILIETGENDLDSLVQNYLQLEEENYSVLGFINYQHWEVEAVKQQITQLYKESELFVAEQKQQEEDRKTLQMAIFTKQEAIEEQVSDYQKQIHLKDNIQHLLKTGIQSLLRICCERSEIRTLGSSDRALDEHMTACLRMVEDKVNGLLNLQSVLLFQENLTQCDLASDGFSSIADQLRGKGNAPAVNLSTAASTPTPDEDKARKGSRSGSRGANERTASYNST, encoded by the exons ATGAGACGGTCTGCCAGAGGTCGATCACAGGAGGAAAATC CTGAAAATGACCTGCATAAACTAAAACTACAATATCGCCAAGCTGTGAAAGACAAGCAGGCATACGATGACAAAATCCAAAGCCTCCTCCTGAAAGACAG CAGGGAGATTCAGAGGCTTCAGAATGAGCAAGAGGAACTACTACATATCCTCACCATCGCACAGAGTAGTAGTAACCAAAAGAAGGAAGTTAATGCTGCTCAGGATCTCGAAAACCTTTTGTCCAATGAAGAGAGTATAGAAGAGGAGCTactaagcaacaaaaacaaattggtATCTTTCAAAAAGCAG ATTTTAGAATGGGAGAGGAAGCTGGTAGCACAGAGGGGGGGACATGCGCCGCATAATAGCAAATCTGAGGACAACTCTATGAAAGATATCTTGTCAAAAGAAGACAAGCTTTACAAG GGTCACATATGCTTCAATGAACTGATGATCAGGAACGGCCAGTTAAAGAAGGAAATAGACATGTTGGAGATGGAGAAGAATGAGTTCCTGCAAATTCAACTTCAGCTGAAAAAG GAGCTGCAAGCCATTCGCAAGGAAATTTCGGACTTGAGTGCTATGTGTACTAAAGCTAACAATGCCAG TGTTGGAATCCAAGTAAAGCAGAAGAAGCTGAAAGAGCAAAAGGCTCAGTTTGAAGCGCAGTACACGCAAACAACAACCAACTTGGAGCACGAGATCTCCACGCACTGCAACCTTGAGGCTATGGTGAACGTGAAGAATGCTTCTGACGAGGGCTCAGATCATGACagag AGGATCTGCTGGAGCAGCTAGAGAAGTTGACCCTTCATGAAGACACGATAAGAAGAATTCTCATAGAGACGGGAGAAAATGACCTGGACTCACTAGTGCAGAACTACTTACAAC TCGAAGAGGAGAACTATTCTGTACTGGGCTTTATCAACTATCAACACTGGGAAGTCGAAGCCGTTAAACAGCAGATCACTCAA CTTTACAAGGAGAGCGAGCTCTTTGTGGCGGAGCAGAAACAGCAGGAAGAGGACCGCAAAACTCTTCAGATGGCCATTTTCACCAAGCAAGAGGCTATCGAGGAGCAGGTGTCTGATTACCAAAAGCAAATTCACTTGAAGGATAATATCCAACATCTTCTTAAAACAG GTATCCAATCATTACTGCGTATCTGCTGTGAAAGGTCTGAGATAAGAACACTTGGCTCCAGTGACAGAGCCCTGGATGAGCACATGACAGCGTGCCTGAGGATGGTGGAGGACAAAGTCAATGGCCTCCTAAATCTGCAGTCCGTCCTTCTCTTCCAGGAGAACTTAACACAGTGT GACCTCGCTAGTGACGGCTTTAGCTCAATAGCAGATCAACTGCGGGGGAAGGGGAACGCCCCAGCAGTCAACTTGTCCACAGCAGCTTCAACACCAACACCAGA TGAAGACAAGGCCCGCAAAGGCAGCCGTTCAGGAAGCAGAGGAGCTAATGAAAGGACAGCTTCTTATAACAGCACATAA
- the LOC129184846 gene encoding outer dynein arm-docking complex subunit 1-like isoform X2: protein MRRSARGRSQEENPENDLHKLKLQYRQAVKDKQAYDDKIQSLLLKDSREIQRLQNEQEELLHILTIAQSSSNQKKEVNAAQDLENLLSNEESIEEELLSNKNKLVSFKKQILEWERKLVAQRGGHAPHNSKSEDNSMKDILSKEDKLYKGHICFNELMIRNGQLKKEIDMLEMEKNEFLQIQLQLKKELQAIRKEISDLSAMCTKANNASVGIQVKQKKLKEQKAQFEAQYTQTTTNLEHEISTHCNLEAMVNVKNASDEGSDHDREDLLEQLEKLTLHEDTIRRILIETGENDLDSLVQNYLQLEEENYSVLGFINYQHWEVEAVKQQITQLYKESELFVAEQKQQEEDRKTLQMAIFTKQEAIEEQVSDYQKQIHLKDNIQHLLKTGIQSLLRICCERSEIRTLGSSDRALDEHMTACLRMVEDKVNGLLNLQSVLLFQENLTQCVCAPVMRHSNLN from the exons ATGAGACGGTCTGCCAGAGGTCGATCACAGGAGGAAAATC CTGAAAATGACCTGCATAAACTAAAACTACAATATCGCCAAGCTGTGAAAGACAAGCAGGCATACGATGACAAAATCCAAAGCCTCCTCCTGAAAGACAG CAGGGAGATTCAGAGGCTTCAGAATGAGCAAGAGGAACTACTACATATCCTCACCATCGCACAGAGTAGTAGTAACCAAAAGAAGGAAGTTAATGCTGCTCAGGATCTCGAAAACCTTTTGTCCAATGAAGAGAGTATAGAAGAGGAGCTactaagcaacaaaaacaaattggtATCTTTCAAAAAGCAG ATTTTAGAATGGGAGAGGAAGCTGGTAGCACAGAGGGGGGGACATGCGCCGCATAATAGCAAATCTGAGGACAACTCTATGAAAGATATCTTGTCAAAAGAAGACAAGCTTTACAAG GGTCACATATGCTTCAATGAACTGATGATCAGGAACGGCCAGTTAAAGAAGGAAATAGACATGTTGGAGATGGAGAAGAATGAGTTCCTGCAAATTCAACTTCAGCTGAAAAAG GAGCTGCAAGCCATTCGCAAGGAAATTTCGGACTTGAGTGCTATGTGTACTAAAGCTAACAATGCCAG TGTTGGAATCCAAGTAAAGCAGAAGAAGCTGAAAGAGCAAAAGGCTCAGTTTGAAGCGCAGTACACGCAAACAACAACCAACTTGGAGCACGAGATCTCCACGCACTGCAACCTTGAGGCTATGGTGAACGTGAAGAATGCTTCTGACGAGGGCTCAGATCATGACagag AGGATCTGCTGGAGCAGCTAGAGAAGTTGACCCTTCATGAAGACACGATAAGAAGAATTCTCATAGAGACGGGAGAAAATGACCTGGACTCACTAGTGCAGAACTACTTACAAC TCGAAGAGGAGAACTATTCTGTACTGGGCTTTATCAACTATCAACACTGGGAAGTCGAAGCCGTTAAACAGCAGATCACTCAA CTTTACAAGGAGAGCGAGCTCTTTGTGGCGGAGCAGAAACAGCAGGAAGAGGACCGCAAAACTCTTCAGATGGCCATTTTCACCAAGCAAGAGGCTATCGAGGAGCAGGTGTCTGATTACCAAAAGCAAATTCACTTGAAGGATAATATCCAACATCTTCTTAAAACAG GTATCCAATCATTACTGCGTATCTGCTGTGAAAGGTCTGAGATAAGAACACTTGGCTCCAGTGACAGAGCCCTGGATGAGCACATGACAGCGTGCCTGAGGATGGTGGAGGACAAAGTCAATGGCCTCCTAAATCTGCAGTCCGTCCTTCTCTTCCAGGAGAACTTAACACAGTGTGTATGTGCACCTGTCATGAGACACAGCAACTTAaattaa